From one Paenibacillus terrae HPL-003 genomic stretch:
- a CDS encoding alpha-glucuronidase family glycosyl hydrolase, with amino-acid sequence MSKRRDMPKESGYDAWLHYHRNRKVESLPAWCKLIVVQETDEVLHTAASELQHGLTSLFGQQPKISTVPVNAPFIVLGTFREHPLAAERFSEEEQADVSAEGYRIRGMEIPHPAHSASYDNDDNKGAYVTIAGQTSKGILYGVFHLLRWLQGGLDDKLKPVTESLHAPLLDVLSNPANPIRMINHWDNMDGSVERGYAGASIFFENNAFTTNMDRLRDYARLLASVGIQALSINNVNVHHVETELITDTFLPDVARVAAIFRAYGIQIYLSINYASPIQLGGLTTADPLDPGVAEWWQAKAREVYSTVPDLGGFVVKADSENRPGPFSYGRHHADGANMLADALRPYGGRVIWRCFVYDCKQDWRDRKTDRARAAFDHFKPLDGLFRDNVILQIKNGPMDFQVREPVSPLFGALEATQVLLEFQIAQEYTGQQRHLCYLVPQWKEVLDFDTCAQGKGSTIKRIVSGALHSRSDSASPSPKHTNYGIAAVSNIGADTNWTGHLLAQSNLYGYGRLAWDPELSAGEIADEWVRLTFGGQGKSDSGTDFIPAIKQMLLDSWNIYESYTAPLGVGWMVSPGHHYGPDVDGYEYSMWGTYHFADCRGIGVDRTTATGTGYAGQYFSPHADSYESTETCPDELLLFFHHVPYTHTLHSGQTVIQHIYDTHFDGADRAVGLRDTWISLRDHLDEAIYEQVLERLEHQAEHAKEWRDRINTYFYRKSGIVDQKNRPIY; translated from the coding sequence ATGAGCAAGCGTAGGGATATGCCAAAAGAGAGCGGCTATGACGCTTGGCTACATTATCACCGCAATCGTAAGGTGGAGAGCTTGCCCGCTTGGTGCAAGCTCATCGTAGTTCAAGAGACAGATGAAGTGCTTCACACGGCTGCGAGTGAGCTTCAGCACGGATTGACCTCCCTGTTTGGACAGCAGCCGAAGATCAGTACCGTTCCTGTGAATGCACCATTCATTGTGCTAGGTACATTCAGAGAGCACCCGTTGGCGGCAGAACGATTTAGCGAAGAAGAACAGGCAGATGTGAGCGCAGAAGGCTACCGAATTCGCGGGATGGAGATTCCACACCCGGCACATTCAGCTTCGTATGATAACGACGATAACAAGGGAGCGTACGTCACGATCGCCGGGCAGACCAGCAAAGGCATATTATATGGGGTTTTTCATCTGCTGCGCTGGTTGCAAGGAGGACTGGATGATAAGCTGAAGCCCGTCACCGAATCCTTGCACGCCCCTCTTCTGGATGTGTTGTCCAATCCGGCTAATCCGATCCGCATGATTAACCACTGGGATAACATGGACGGTAGTGTGGAACGTGGATATGCGGGAGCATCCATTTTTTTCGAAAATAATGCCTTTACTACAAATATGGACCGTCTTCGAGACTACGCTCGTCTACTTGCCTCTGTTGGCATTCAGGCGCTATCCATTAACAATGTGAATGTCCATCACGTGGAAACCGAGCTGATTACAGACACATTTCTACCGGATGTAGCCAGAGTGGCTGCGATATTTCGCGCCTATGGCATCCAAATCTATTTGAGCATTAATTATGCCAGCCCTATTCAGCTCGGCGGGCTAACCACCGCCGATCCTCTGGACCCTGGCGTAGCTGAATGGTGGCAGGCCAAAGCCCGGGAAGTTTACTCCACCGTTCCTGATCTGGGCGGCTTCGTGGTAAAAGCCGATTCCGAGAATCGGCCCGGGCCGTTCAGCTACGGGCGACATCACGCCGATGGAGCCAATATGCTGGCTGATGCGTTGCGGCCCTATGGCGGACGGGTGATTTGGCGCTGCTTTGTCTATGACTGCAAGCAGGACTGGCGTGACCGCAAGACGGATCGGGCTCGCGCGGCCTTTGACCATTTTAAGCCACTGGATGGGCTGTTTCGGGATAATGTCATTTTACAGATTAAAAATGGCCCCATGGATTTTCAGGTGCGGGAGCCTGTCTCTCCCCTGTTTGGTGCGCTGGAAGCTACCCAAGTACTACTGGAATTTCAGATTGCACAGGAGTATACGGGACAGCAGCGGCATCTGTGTTACCTTGTTCCGCAATGGAAGGAGGTACTGGATTTTGACACCTGTGCACAGGGAAAAGGCTCCACCATCAAGCGCATCGTGAGCGGCGCTCTGCATAGCAGGAGCGATTCTGCCTCCCCTTCTCCCAAACACACCAACTATGGGATCGCTGCTGTATCCAATATTGGAGCGGACACCAATTGGACCGGACATTTGCTCGCCCAGTCCAATCTTTACGGCTACGGTCGGTTGGCATGGGACCCGGAGCTATCCGCAGGTGAAATCGCTGATGAGTGGGTTCGGCTGACGTTTGGCGGACAAGGAAAAAGTGACAGCGGTACAGATTTCATTCCTGCTATTAAGCAAATGCTGCTCGATTCATGGAATATCTACGAGTCCTACACCGCCCCGCTTGGGGTCGGCTGGATGGTCAGCCCCGGTCACCACTATGGGCCGGATGTAGACGGCTACGAATATTCGATGTGGGGCACCTATCATTTTGCTGATTGCCGTGGCATCGGGGTGGATCGCACGACCGCGACTGGAACGGGCTATGCAGGACAATATTTTTCTCCCCATGCCGATAGCTACGAATCTACTGAAACCTGCCCAGATGAGCTACTATTATTCTTTCATCATGTTCCTTATACGCACACGCTCCACTCTGGTCAAACCGTCATTCAACACATTTATGATACACATTTTGATGGTGCAGACCGTGCGGTTGGCCTCAGAGACACTTGGATTAGTCTGCGGGATCATCTGGATGAAGCGATCTATGAACAGGTGCTGGAGCGGCTAGAGCATCAGGCTGAGCACGCCAAGGAATGGCGGGACCGGATTAACACATACTTTTACCGCAAAAGTGGAATTGTGGACCAAAAGAATCGCCCTATTTATTAA
- a CDS encoding family 14 glycosylhydrolase: MTLYRSLWNKGCLILLSLVLSLTAFIGSPSNTASAAVADDFQASVMGPLAKINDWGAFKKQLQTLKSNGVYAITTDVWWGYVESAGDNQFDWSYYKTYADAVKEVGLKWVPIISTHKCGGNVGDDCNIPLPSWLSSKGSADEMQFKDESGYANNEALSPLWSGAGKQYDELYASFAENFAGYKSIIPKIYLSGGPSGELRYPSYYPAAGWSYPARGKFQAYTETAKNAFRAAMNEKYGSLDKINAAWGTKLSSLSQINPPSDGDGFYTNGGYNSTYGKDFLSWYQSVLENHLGVIGAAAHKNFDSVFGVRIGAKISGLHWQMNNPAMPHSTEHAGGYYDYNRLIQKFKDADLDLTFTALEMNDSGTAPNYSLPSTLVDTVSSIANAKGVRLNGENALPTGGSGFQKIEEKITKFGYHGFTLLRINNLVNSDGSPTGELDGFKQYIISKAKPGDNGGGTGNKVTIYYKKGFNSPYIHYRPAGGNWTAVPGVKMQDAEISGYAKITVDIGSASQLEAAFNDGNNNWDSNNTKNYLFSTGTSTYTPGDTSKAGTITSGTPSGTNPGEGGGTTNKVTIYYKKGFNSPYIHYRPAGGNWTAVPGVKMQDAEISGYAKITVDIGSASQLEAAFNDGNNNWDSNNTKNYFFTTGTSTYTPGSNGAAGTVQTGSPSGGSTPTDPESPSNPTPLSTDWSKQSIYFIMTDRFSNGDTSNDNYGGFNSNNSDMRKWHGGDFQGIINQLDYIQNMGFTAIWITPVTMQKSEFAYHGYHTYDFYAVDGHLGTMDKFKELIRKAHDKNIAVMLDVVVNHTGDFQPANGFAKAPFDKADWYHHNGDITGADYSSNNQTKIENGDVAGLDDLNQDNPATANELKNWIKWLLNESGVDGLRVDTAKHVPKGFLKDFDQAANTFTIGEIYSGDPAYVGDYTRYLDAALDFPMYYTIKDVFGRDQSMIKIKERYSDDRYYRDAQTNGVFIDNHDVKRFLNEASGKPGASSDKWPQLKAALGFTLTSRGIPIIYQGTEQGFSGGDDPANRENVVFNANHELYQYIAKLNRVRNSHPALQNGSQKEKWADDSFYSFQRSKNGDEAIVLINNSWSSQTRTISNFDNLSNGTRLTNQLSNDSIQINNGSITVTLAPKEVKIFTR; encoded by the coding sequence TTGACCTTGTATCGAAGTCTATGGAACAAAGGGTGCCTGATTCTGCTTAGCCTTGTGCTGTCTCTGACCGCCTTCATTGGCTCACCCTCCAATACGGCAAGCGCTGCGGTTGCTGATGATTTTCAGGCTTCCGTCATGGGGCCGCTGGCGAAAATCAATGACTGGGGCGCATTCAAAAAGCAACTGCAAACGCTGAAAAGTAACGGTGTATATGCCATCACCACCGACGTCTGGTGGGGTTATGTGGAGAGCGCAGGAGATAACCAGTTCGATTGGAGCTACTACAAGACCTATGCAGATGCTGTGAAAGAAGTGGGACTGAAGTGGGTTCCCATCATTTCTACGCATAAGTGCGGCGGAAATGTGGGGGATGACTGCAACATCCCGCTCCCAAGCTGGCTGTCCAGCAAGGGCAGTGCAGATGAAATGCAGTTCAAGGACGAAAGCGGCTATGCCAATAACGAGGCCCTTTCGCCACTGTGGAGCGGAGCTGGCAAGCAATATGACGAGCTGTATGCCTCGTTCGCTGAAAATTTTGCCGGGTACAAAAGCATCATTCCCAAAATTTATTTAAGCGGTGGCCCTTCCGGTGAATTACGATACCCGTCCTACTATCCGGCGGCAGGATGGAGCTACCCGGCACGTGGCAAGTTCCAGGCCTATACCGAAACAGCCAAAAATGCGTTCCGCGCGGCCATGAATGAAAAGTATGGATCATTAGACAAGATTAATGCGGCTTGGGGTACCAAGCTAAGCAGCCTTAGCCAAATCAATCCGCCGAGTGACGGGGACGGATTTTACACGAACGGCGGGTATAATTCCACCTATGGTAAGGATTTCTTGTCGTGGTACCAAAGCGTGCTTGAAAATCATCTGGGCGTCATCGGAGCAGCTGCCCACAAAAACTTTGATTCTGTGTTCGGTGTCCGTATCGGAGCCAAGATTTCCGGCCTGCACTGGCAGATGAACAACCCTGCAATGCCTCACAGCACTGAGCATGCAGGTGGATATTATGATTACAATCGTCTCATACAGAAGTTCAAGGATGCTGATCTGGATTTGACCTTTACTGCACTGGAGATGAACGACAGTGGCACAGCACCAAATTATTCGTTGCCGTCCACACTGGTAGACACCGTCTCCTCGATCGCGAATGCCAAGGGCGTTCGCCTGAATGGTGAAAACGCGCTCCCAACAGGCGGCAGCGGCTTCCAGAAAATCGAAGAAAAAATTACGAAGTTTGGTTATCACGGCTTTACGCTATTGCGCATCAACAATCTCGTCAACAGCGACGGCTCACCAACCGGTGAACTGGATGGATTCAAACAGTATATTATCAGCAAGGCCAAGCCTGGTGATAACGGCGGCGGTACAGGTAACAAAGTAACCATATACTACAAAAAAGGCTTCAACTCGCCTTACATTCACTACCGCCCGGCTGGCGGAAACTGGACCGCCGTGCCTGGCGTGAAAATGCAGGATGCCGAGATTAGCGGCTATGCCAAAATCACCGTTGATATCGGCTCTGCTTCCCAATTGGAGGCTGCCTTTAATGATGGCAACAACAACTGGGACAGCAACAACACCAAAAACTACCTTTTCAGCACGGGCACTTCTACTTACACGCCAGGCGACACCAGTAAAGCAGGAACCATTACATCAGGTACTCCATCCGGTACCAACCCCGGTGAAGGCGGCGGTACTACCAACAAGGTAACTATTTACTACAAAAAAGGCTTCAATTCGCCTTACATTCACTACCGTCCGGCTGGCGGGAATTGGACTGCCGTACCCGGTGTGAAAATGCAGGATGCCGAGATTAGCGGCTATGCTAAAATTACTGTCGATATCGGTTCTGCCTCCCAATTGGAAGCCGCTTTTAATGACGGTAATAACAACTGGGATAGCAACAACACCAAAAACTACTTCTTCACCACAGGTACTTCTACCTACACGCCCGGCTCTAACGGAGCCGCAGGAACTGTCCAAACGGGGTCGCCTTCGGGCGGCTCTACTCCCACTGATCCAGAGAGCCCTTCCAATCCCACTCCCCTTAGCACAGACTGGAGCAAACAGAGCATTTACTTTATCATGACAGACCGTTTCAGCAACGGGGATACATCGAACGATAATTACGGGGGCTTCAACTCCAACAACAGCGACATGCGCAAGTGGCATGGGGGCGATTTTCAAGGCATTATCAACCAGCTCGATTATATTCAGAATATGGGTTTTACCGCCATCTGGATTACTCCGGTAACGATGCAAAAGAGCGAATTCGCTTACCACGGCTACCATACATATGATTTTTATGCGGTAGACGGGCATCTCGGTACAATGGACAAGTTCAAGGAGCTGATCCGTAAAGCGCACGACAAAAATATCGCTGTTATGCTGGACGTAGTTGTCAATCACACAGGCGATTTTCAACCGGCGAACGGCTTCGCCAAGGCCCCTTTTGACAAAGCAGACTGGTATCATCACAATGGCGACATCACTGGGGCAGATTACAGCTCCAACAACCAAACGAAAATCGAAAACGGAGACGTGGCCGGATTGGATGACCTGAATCAGGACAACCCTGCAACCGCAAACGAGCTCAAAAACTGGATCAAATGGCTGTTGAATGAGTCGGGGGTCGACGGACTGCGGGTAGACACCGCCAAGCATGTACCCAAAGGCTTTTTGAAGGATTTTGACCAAGCCGCCAACACTTTCACCATCGGTGAGATTTACAGTGGCGATCCCGCTTATGTAGGCGATTATACCCGGTATCTCGATGCTGCACTGGATTTTCCGATGTATTATACGATCAAGGATGTCTTCGGACGTGATCAATCCATGATCAAAATCAAGGAACGCTACTCGGATGATCGTTACTATCGCGATGCTCAGACCAACGGCGTATTTATCGACAATCATGATGTAAAACGTTTCCTCAACGAGGCCTCCGGCAAGCCTGGTGCCAGCTCTGACAAATGGCCCCAGCTCAAGGCCGCCTTGGGCTTTACTTTGACATCGCGCGGGATTCCAATCATTTATCAAGGCACCGAGCAAGGATTTAGCGGCGGAGATGATCCCGCCAACCGTGAAAACGTCGTGTTTAATGCTAATCACGAGCTGTACCAGTACATCGCCAAGCTGAACCGTGTACGCAACAGCCACCCTGCTCTGCAAAACGGTAGCCAAAAGGAAAAATGGGCGGACGACTCCTTTTACAGCTTCCAGCGCTCTAAAAACGGCGACGAGGCCATCGTACTGATCAACAACTCGTGGAGCAGTCAAACCCGCACGATCAGCAACTTTGATAACCTGTCCAACGGGACCCGTCTGACCAACCAGTTAAGCAACGACAGCATTCAGATCAATAACGGTTCGATCACCGTGACTCTCGCTCCGAAGGAGGTTAAAATTTTCACTAGATGA
- a CDS encoding glycoside hydrolase family 52 protein: protein MTKNIFYNTQHSPIGAFSSFTLGFKGNRGGLGLELGKPADENVYIGLQSRDGGIYEALPFFAAAQDESARYDVEKKDKQTEPQLVAFADQDITRELKAGTDTWRAGDLTFRLYSPVRPVPEPGKADVEELRAALVPAVFAELTVDNTQGTAARRAFFGYQGSDPYSGIRIVGEDPRRDAVDSPHSQRLTGVGQGRSTAIVTHSSEAIPASGFAMETLLGESMNENLSFGLGMTGALLMDVPAGEKRTYSFAICFYRGGIVTTGIEATYYYTRLFKDIEDVASYALEHFTDLTAACIQANRWMESASLSPDQDFMLAQAIHSYYGSTQLLNQQADGEPIWIVNEGEYRMMNTLDLTADQLYYELILNPWTVRNELEWFVKRYSYRDEVRFPADEQTYPGGITFTHDMGVANVFSRPGYSCYELAGIDGCFSYMSHEELVNWLCCATVYIEQTQDQAFTTRMLPILCECFDSMLQRDHPDPAQRNGLMGLDSSRTLGGAEITTYDSLDVSLGQSRNNIYLGGKCWAVYIALEKLFASEGIDSLAREAGLQADKCAAAITAQMTDKGYIPAVIQEGNDSQIIPAIEGLIFPYFTGCEDALKLDGRFGGYIQALRRHLETVLVPGVCLFENGGWKLSSTSNNSWLSKIYLSQFIARELLELPWEETGQAADAAHVSWLLHPEESYWCWSDQMLSGIAHGSKYYPRGVTAILWLYEGKGNRLVLPQHMSLDQKQHA from the coding sequence ATGACGAAAAATATATTTTATAACACGCAACACTCACCTATCGGGGCCTTTTCCAGCTTTACGCTCGGGTTCAAAGGCAATCGGGGTGGACTCGGCTTGGAGCTAGGCAAGCCAGCGGATGAAAATGTATATATCGGGCTGCAATCCAGAGACGGTGGGATATATGAGGCGCTTCCCTTTTTTGCAGCCGCACAGGACGAAAGCGCCCGATACGATGTGGAGAAAAAGGATAAACAAACGGAGCCGCAGCTCGTTGCCTTTGCCGATCAAGACATTACCCGTGAACTGAAAGCGGGCACGGATACATGGAGAGCTGGAGATTTGACGTTCCGGCTGTATTCTCCTGTCCGTCCGGTGCCGGAGCCGGGGAAAGCGGATGTGGAGGAGCTGCGGGCAGCGCTGGTTCCGGCGGTATTTGCCGAGCTTACGGTCGATAATACGCAGGGAACGGCTGCGCGGAGAGCTTTTTTCGGCTATCAGGGCAGTGATCCGTACAGCGGCATACGCATTGTAGGAGAAGACCCGCGCAGGGACGCTGTGGATTCTCCCCACTCGCAAAGACTCACGGGCGTTGGCCAAGGTCGCAGCACAGCTATTGTGACCCATAGCAGCGAAGCGATACCTGCAAGTGGATTTGCAATGGAGACCCTGCTTGGGGAGAGCATGAACGAGAATTTATCCTTTGGCCTGGGCATGACGGGTGCGCTTCTCATGGACGTTCCCGCAGGCGAAAAGCGCACGTATTCCTTCGCCATATGCTTCTATCGCGGCGGTATCGTGACGACAGGCATCGAAGCGACGTATTACTACACTCGTCTATTCAAGGATATTGAAGACGTGGCGAGCTATGCTTTGGAGCATTTTACAGACCTGACCGCAGCCTGTATTCAAGCTAATCGCTGGATGGAGTCGGCAAGCTTGAGCCCGGATCAGGATTTTATGCTCGCGCAGGCGATTCACAGCTATTACGGCAGCACCCAGTTGCTCAATCAGCAAGCGGATGGGGAACCGATCTGGATTGTGAACGAAGGCGAGTATCGGATGATGAATACGCTCGATCTGACAGCGGATCAGCTCTACTATGAATTAATTTTGAACCCGTGGACGGTACGCAACGAGCTGGAGTGGTTCGTCAAACGGTACAGCTACCGGGATGAGGTACGGTTTCCAGCAGACGAACAAACCTATCCGGGCGGCATCACGTTTACGCATGATATGGGCGTGGCAAATGTGTTCTCCCGTCCGGGGTACTCCTGTTATGAGCTGGCAGGGATTGACGGCTGCTTTTCTTATATGAGCCACGAAGAGCTGGTGAACTGGCTATGCTGTGCCACGGTATATATCGAACAGACGCAGGATCAGGCGTTTACGACACGTATGCTGCCTATCTTGTGTGAATGCTTTGATAGCATGCTACAGCGGGATCATCCAGACCCGGCACAGCGAAACGGCTTAATGGGACTGGACAGCTCCAGAACCCTTGGAGGCGCGGAAATTACGACCTACGATAGTCTGGACGTCTCCTTGGGCCAGTCCCGCAACAATATTTATTTGGGCGGCAAATGCTGGGCGGTATATATTGCGCTGGAGAAGCTATTTGCCTCAGAAGGGATCGACTCGCTTGCACGGGAAGCAGGCTTACAGGCAGACAAATGCGCAGCGGCGATCACAGCGCAAATGACAGACAAGGGCTATATTCCGGCCGTCATTCAGGAGGGCAATGATTCGCAGATTATCCCTGCGATTGAGGGTTTGATCTTCCCTTACTTTACAGGCTGTGAAGATGCGCTTAAGCTGGATGGACGGTTTGGCGGGTATATACAAGCGCTGCGACGCCATTTGGAAACCGTACTGGTACCAGGTGTCTGCCTGTTCGAAAATGGGGGCTGGAAGCTGTCGTCGACCAGTAACAACTCTTGGCTGAGTAAAATCTATCTGTCCCAGTTTATTGCCCGCGAGCTGCTGGAGCTACCTTGGGAGGAAACGGGGCAAGCCGCGGATGCTGCCCACGTCTCATGGCTCCTGCACCCTGAGGAATCCTATTGGTGCTGGAGCGACCAAATGCTCTCTGGCATAGCCCATGGCAGCAAATATTATCCGCGTGGAGTTACCGCTATTTTGTGGCTGTATGAAGGCAAGGGCAACCGCCTGGTTCTTCCCCAGCACATGAGTCTGGATCAGAAGCAGCATGCCTGA
- a CDS encoding AraC family transcriptional regulator: protein MSSLRLPNRPDHPDLTAAGEEFFFPDVRTTVNLFAIHTRSVGGDWSYPPHEHPQYEINIVLAGEQVMVVDGRSYTQRQGDLVLLRPGIVHSSHSSGEGFTYFCMHFDIDDKLFLSLLSRLEQVLFSAEGAVARQMGPALDKLLDLSTPDAEKAGDSVAKRMRIQSAVFELFATLWEAVSSEAAHLPGRGYVQAELAYQIAGRLQGRVNQHFGQIDSVEKHDGIEGISSELGISVSHCNRVFRSVFGVSPRVYLSGLVLHEAKLLLADPQWSVQQIADVLGYGDIAHFSRQFKRWSGQSPTSYRKSTVQESSSE, encoded by the coding sequence ATGTCGTCACTACGTTTACCGAATCGCCCAGACCATCCAGACCTTACGGCTGCTGGAGAGGAATTCTTTTTTCCCGATGTGCGAACGACGGTCAATCTGTTTGCCATTCATACGCGAAGTGTCGGAGGGGACTGGAGCTATCCGCCACATGAGCATCCTCAATATGAGATTAACATCGTGCTTGCGGGAGAACAGGTCATGGTCGTGGATGGTCGCAGCTATACACAGCGGCAGGGGGATCTGGTGCTTCTTCGACCAGGAATCGTTCACTCCAGCCACAGCAGCGGGGAAGGCTTTACGTATTTTTGCATGCATTTCGACATTGATGACAAGTTGTTTCTTTCGTTGCTGAGTCGTCTGGAGCAAGTGCTGTTTTCAGCCGAAGGTGCGGTAGCGAGGCAGATGGGACCAGCGCTGGATAAGCTGCTCGACCTCTCCACGCCGGATGCCGAAAAAGCAGGGGATTCGGTGGCGAAGCGTATGCGGATACAATCTGCCGTGTTTGAGCTGTTCGCTACGTTGTGGGAGGCGGTGTCCAGCGAAGCGGCACATCTGCCGGGGCGCGGATACGTGCAGGCAGAGCTTGCCTATCAGATTGCCGGCCGCCTTCAGGGCAGAGTGAATCAGCATTTTGGACAGATCGACTCTGTGGAAAAGCATGATGGGATCGAGGGGATCTCATCCGAACTGGGCATCAGTGTATCCCATTGTAACCGTGTATTCAGGAGTGTTTTCGGCGTATCTCCCCGTGTATATCTATCCGGGCTTGTCCTGCATGAAGCCAAACTGCTGTTGGCTGATCCGCAATGGTCAGTGCAGCAAATTGCTGACGTGCTCGGCTACGGAGATATTGCGCATTTTAGCAGACAATTCAAGCGTTGGTCGGGTCAGTCGCCGACATCCTACCGCAAAAGCACGGTGCAGGAAAGCTCATCCGAATAA
- a CDS encoding NADH:flavin oxidoreductase/NADH oxidase, producing MANSLFTPYTLKDLELKNRVVMAPMCQYSVTAKDGIPNDWHHVHYLSRAIGGTGLIIIEMTDVEPDGRITDYDLGLWSDEHTPAYKKLVDGIHAHGSKVGIQIAHAGRKAEDAAVPVAPSAIAYPDANYKQPHALTTEEVRGMVRKFADAARRAVQAGVDTIELHGAHGYLIHQFHSPVTNKRDDEYGKELSRFGVEVIQAVRKEMPAGMPLIFRISAVEYVDGGYDVDHAIELSRAYQAAGVDVIHVSSGGEGPAGARKPGNYPGYQVPFARQIREALNIPVIAVGALDDPALAQSVIGNEDADLVAVGRGLLRDPYWATHAAVTLRGEKPFIPEQYQRGY from the coding sequence TTGGCGAATTCGTTGTTTACACCGTACACACTGAAAGATTTGGAATTAAAAAACCGTGTGGTGATGGCACCGATGTGCCAATACTCGGTCACGGCCAAAGACGGGATTCCGAACGATTGGCATCATGTTCACTACCTGAGCCGAGCTATTGGAGGCACGGGTCTGATTATTATAGAAATGACGGACGTGGAGCCGGATGGACGGATTACAGATTACGATCTGGGCCTTTGGTCAGATGAACATACCCCAGCTTATAAGAAGCTGGTTGACGGCATTCATGCGCACGGGTCCAAGGTAGGCATCCAGATTGCTCATGCGGGCCGTAAAGCTGAGGATGCAGCAGTGCCAGTGGCTCCTTCGGCGATTGCATACCCGGATGCGAATTATAAACAGCCGCACGCACTTACCACGGAGGAAGTACGTGGCATGGTGCGAAAATTCGCAGACGCCGCCCGTCGTGCGGTTCAAGCGGGCGTGGATACAATTGAGCTTCACGGTGCACATGGTTATTTGATTCACCAATTCCATTCGCCGGTTACGAACAAGCGGGACGACGAGTACGGTAAGGAGCTATCCCGTTTTGGTGTTGAAGTCATTCAGGCTGTACGTAAGGAAATGCCTGCGGGCATGCCGTTAATCTTCCGAATTAGTGCAGTGGAATACGTAGATGGCGGATACGATGTGGATCATGCCATTGAGCTGAGCCGTGCCTATCAGGCTGCAGGCGTAGACGTGATCCATGTTAGCTCGGGCGGGGAAGGCCCTGCTGGCGCCAGAAAGCCGGGCAACTATCCGGGCTACCAAGTGCCGTTCGCGCGCCAAATCCGCGAGGCGCTGAACATCCCGGTGATCGCTGTCGGCGCACTGGATGACCCAGCCTTGGCGCAGTCTGTTATCGGCAACGAGGATGCCGATTTGGTTGCTGTGGGACGCGGATTGCTGCGCGATCCCTATTGGGCGACTCATGCAGCGGTGACATTGCGCGGCGAGAAGCCTTTCATACCTGAACAATATCAACGTGGCTACTGA